A single region of the Streptomyces caelestis genome encodes:
- a CDS encoding fumarylacetoacetate hydrolase family protein: MKLLRVGTAGTERPALLDADGTLRDLSGVVPDIDGALLADDAALARIRTAADAGELPVLDATGLRIGPPLGRIGKIVCIGLNYHDHARETGAEPPAEPVVFMKAPDTVIGPNDTVLVPRASRKTDWEVELAVVIGRTARYLGSAEEGLAHVAGYAVAHDVSEREFQIERGGTWDKGKNCETFNPLGPWLVTADEVPDPQRLSLRLWVNGELKQDGTTAEQIFPVGEVVRYLSQFMTLYPGDVINTGTPAGVALGAPEPKPFLRAGDVVELEIEGLGRQRQEFKDA; this comes from the coding sequence ATGAAGCTGCTGCGAGTCGGTACGGCGGGGACCGAGCGGCCCGCACTGCTCGACGCCGACGGGACCCTGCGGGACCTGTCGGGCGTCGTGCCGGACATCGACGGGGCGCTGCTCGCGGACGACGCGGCGCTCGCGCGGATCCGTACCGCCGCCGACGCCGGTGAGCTGCCCGTACTGGACGCCACCGGGCTGCGGATCGGGCCGCCGCTGGGGCGGATCGGCAAGATCGTCTGCATCGGGCTGAACTACCACGACCATGCGCGTGAGACGGGTGCCGAGCCGCCCGCCGAGCCGGTCGTCTTCATGAAGGCGCCGGACACGGTGATCGGGCCGAACGACACGGTGCTCGTGCCGCGCGCGTCCCGCAAGACCGACTGGGAGGTCGAGCTGGCCGTCGTCATCGGGCGTACGGCCAGGTACCTGGGGTCCGCGGAGGAAGGACTCGCGCATGTCGCCGGGTACGCGGTGGCGCACGACGTGTCCGAGCGGGAGTTCCAGATCGAGCGGGGCGGGACCTGGGACAAGGGCAAGAACTGCGAGACGTTCAATCCGCTGGGGCCCTGGCTGGTGACGGCGGACGAGGTGCCGGACCCGCAGCGGCTGTCGCTGCGGCTGTGGGTCAACGGGGAGTTGAAGCAGGACGGGACGACGGCCGAGCAGATCTTCCCGGTGGGGGAGGTCGTGCGGTACCTCAGTCAGTTCATGACGCTGTACCCCGGAGACGTGATCAACACGGGGACGCCGGCGGGGGTGGCGCTGGGGGCGCCCGAGCCCAAGCCGTTCCTGCGGGCCGGGGATGTCGTGGAGCTGGAGATCGAAGGGCTCGGGCGGCAGCGGCAGGAGTTCAAAGACGCGTAG
- a CDS encoding YidC/Oxa1 family membrane protein insertase encodes MSVFAHLVEELADLLQPLFGASAAAAAIVLFTALVRLLVHPLSRAAARGQKARTALQPKIAELRKKHGRNPEKLQKAVLELHAEEKVSPLAGCLPGLLQVPAFFLLYHLFSSDTIGGRANELLGHQLFAAPLGERWVDALQGGLLDGAGLVYAGLFVVVAGVAAFSYRLSKRMMAVNPALPAGEEQMAGLGAVTKVMPFMSFFTLVTVAVVPLAAALYVVTSTTWSVVERAVLYR; translated from the coding sequence ATGTCCGTCTTCGCCCACCTGGTCGAGGAACTCGCCGACCTCCTCCAGCCGCTGTTCGGCGCCTCGGCGGCCGCCGCCGCGATCGTCCTGTTCACCGCGCTCGTACGACTCCTCGTCCACCCCCTGTCCCGGGCCGCCGCACGCGGCCAGAAGGCCCGGACCGCGCTCCAGCCGAAGATCGCCGAGCTGCGGAAGAAGCACGGGAGGAACCCCGAGAAGCTCCAGAAGGCCGTGCTGGAGCTGCACGCCGAGGAGAAGGTGTCACCGTTGGCCGGCTGCCTGCCCGGGCTGCTCCAGGTGCCCGCGTTCTTCCTGCTCTACCACCTGTTCTCCAGCGACACGATCGGCGGGCGGGCCAATGAACTGCTCGGCCACCAGTTGTTCGCCGCGCCGCTGGGGGAGCGGTGGGTGGACGCGCTCCAGGGTGGTCTCCTCGACGGGGCGGGGCTGGTCTACGCCGGCCTGTTCGTGGTCGTCGCCGGGGTCGCGGCGTTCAGCTACCGCCTCAGCAAGCGCATGATGGCCGTGAATCCGGCACTCCCGGCCGGCGAGGAGCAGATGGCGGGGCTCGGGGCGGTGACCAAGGTGATGCCCTTCATGTCCTTCTTCACGCTCGTCACCGTGGCCGTCGTGCCGCTGGCCGCCGCGCTGTACGTCGTGACCAGTACGACGTGGAGTGTCGTCGAGCGCGCTGTGCTGTACCGGTAG
- a CDS encoding DUF6412 domain-containing protein has product MVSGRASLRPALVLLFLVLEVALLDAGSLYATVALAATAAAFAALAVCALVGSRCAPTVPRTRVRTAIRDRDRRTAFLPQRDPDARGRTRPRAPGHALRATFA; this is encoded by the coding sequence ATGGTCAGCGGCCGGGCGAGTCTGCGTCCCGCTCTCGTGCTGCTCTTCCTGGTCCTGGAAGTGGCGCTGCTGGACGCCGGCAGCCTCTACGCCACCGTCGCGCTCGCCGCGACCGCCGCGGCCTTTGCCGCGCTCGCGGTCTGCGCCCTCGTCGGCTCGCGCTGCGCGCCCACCGTGCCGCGAACCCGGGTGCGTACGGCCATCCGCGACCGCGACCGCCGTACGGCCTTCCTGCCCCAACGCGATCCCGACGCCCGGGGGCGCACCCGGCCCCGGGCCCCCGGCCACGCCCTCCGGGCGACCTTCGCGTAG